ATGGATCGGACCTACCTTTTGTTGAATGGCCGTAGACATCTCGAAGGATGGAAATTCTCTTTCTTCACCCGGTAGCAGGTTGATGTATAGCGATGCAGTAGAAGATCCTGGGCCTATGCGACGAATCACTGTCTCCACAGCATCTTTTTCTTGTCTTTGATCAAAATCCTTAGCTACTTCCCAAGTGATATCCTCAATTACCGTAATGATCGAATCTGTGATGGATTCGTGGGTTCCTTGAGGCATTTTCAGACTGATAGAAATCCTGTCACTGGCAATAGAAGGGAAGAAAGTCGTACGTATGATACCGCCTCCAATAGAGCCTAGTGTAAGGAGCAAGAAAAAGACTGGTATGGCAAAACCTAAAAGCCTGTTCTTCAGGAAAAAGGTCAGGAATGGTATGTAGGTTTTGTCTCGGAACCAATTCATGGCCTGCTCTGCGTATCGGTTGAATACGTAAGTCTTTTGGTCTTTGGAAAGTGCCTTGGAGTGAGCTACGTGAGAAGGTAAAATAATCAATGCCTCTATCAATGAAACGCTGAGCGTTAGGATCACGATAACGGCCACTTCGCCAAAGAATTCTCCAATTCTACCTTCTAAGAAGAAGAAGGTAGAGAAAGCTACCAATGTGGTCAAAATTGCGGAGGTGATTGCAGGGATTACTTCCTTAGTTCCATCTACAGCCGCACGAATCGGCGACTTGCCTTTTTCGAAATGGTGATAAATGTTTTCTGCGATTACAATACCATCATCTACCAAAATACCGATCACAATGATCATCCCAAATAGGGATAGTACGTTGATGGTGACATTGGTCAATCCGACCAACATGAACATCCCCAAAAATGAAATCGGAAGTCCGAATGCCACCCAGAAAGCCAGTCTTGGTTTAAGAAAAATGGCCAGGAAGAAGAGTACGAGGGCCATTCCTACAATCCCGTTTTCCAATAGCAATTGAGATCTCTGAACGATGGTTATGGAAGAGTCTCTTGTGATATCGATATGCGCATTTTCATTCGATTCATTGAATGTTTCGATGTAGGCTTTGGTTTTGTCCGCTACATCAATCAAATCCTCAGAAATGGTGGCGTTTACTTGAATTCTGACCGCTTGTTGGCCATTGAGGTAAAGTCGGTCGGGATTTTCTGACCATCGATCTCGCACATCAGCAATGTCTCCTAATCTGATTTGATCGCCGCTTTCTGTTGCCTTTACGATGATGTTGTCCAGCTCATTGCCATGATAGGATCTGTTGCTCACACGAATCAGGTATTCTTCTGTAGGGGTCTTGATGGTACCGCCTGTTACCAGAATATTTGTATTTGAAACCGCTCTTGCGACCTCCTCAAAGGTAAGATCATAAGCCCTAAGCTTATCCTCACTTACCGCAATTTCAATTTCTTCTTCAGGATATCCACTGACTTCCACTTGAGATATGCCTTCTGTGTTTTTCAGGTCTGTTTCTACATCTCGGGCCATTTGTTTGAGTGAGGTCAAAGGGATATTCTCTCCACTCAACGTCATGGATATGGCTTCTGTAATGAAAATGCCTTTTGATACCACTGGTGGCTCCATACCCACTGGGAATGAAGGAATTCTATCGACTGCATTTTTGACATCCGCCAATACAGCATCTATGTCATAGCCTTTCAGTACTTCGATACGAATAGAAGCGCTGTTCTCTGAAGAGGTAGAGGTGAAACGGTCGATTCCCACTAAACCTCTGATGTTGTCTTCTATTTTTAACACGATCCCTTCTTCCATCTCTTGTGGAGAGGCACCAGGGTAGGTGACGTTGATAGTGATGTCCCTGCTTTCCACCAAGGGGAAGAATGAGGAGGTTAAGCCTGAAAAGCCAATGTATCCTAAAAATACAAAGCCAATCACAACTACCCATCCTGCGACAGGATACTTAATAAAATGATCTATGATTTTTTGCATGGCTTTTACTTTTCGCTGTACACTTTAACTTCCATCCCTTCATATGCTCCAGGTACTTGCTTGGCTATGATTTCCTCACCGTCTTTCAGTCCGGAAACCACTACAGTTGACTGTGTTTTATGCAAAATCTCGACAGGAGTCAGATAGAGCTTTCCATCTTTTACTCCATAGATCTTAGATCCTTCTACTAACAGTTTGCGATCAAACTCAAAAGCATTGTTTACGTTTTGTCCGTCGATATGAGCTTCCAGATAAAGCCCTTCCTTCAGGTTCTCACCTTTTACTTCGATGTAGATCTTTACAGTTTGTGTGGTTGCATCCACTTTTCCATTGACTCGTGTTACCTTTCCCTGCCAGCTTTTTTCTGGTGCGTTAGGATCGGTGATTCTTACTGCTTGTCCAGAGTTTAGGGCGTCTATCATAGAATGACTAATGGCGATTTCCATTTCATAGACTGAGGGGTCTATGAATTCACCTAATTTTTGGCCCGTACGAATCACAGTTCCTGGGTTAACAAGTGCGTCAGTCAAAATCCCATTGAATGGGGCTCTTATGACGTATTTGCTCTGAATAATTTCCAGATTTTTAGTGGTGTAATAAGTCGTGTAAATGTTTTTGCCTGTAATGAAATATTTCTCCTTAGCTGAAGAGGTTTCAGGTAGAGGGGCTACTCCTTTTTCTATATCAAAATCAGAGACATATTTATTCCATTTTTCATACGCGTCAGGGTAGTCGATTCTCAAGTCTGGTAATATACTGGTCACCAGGTTTTGTAATTGACTCTTTTGTGCTTGCAGTCGGGCATAGGCATCCCCACTGCTAATATGAACCAGTATATCGCCTTTTCTAAATCTAACACCTGTTTTGAAGTCTTTTCTAGTTGGCTTCATTACGCCTTGAACTTCAGCGTAGATATCTGCTTTGTTTTTGGCTACCAATCTACCACTTTCGATGATGTGGATGGGGATACTCTTGTTTTCAACCTTTTGAGTGAAAATGGTTGTAATGGTTTTCTCTGCGGCCTTACGCGGGTCTTTTTTCGAACCAGCGATAAATTTCATTCCGAAAAAACCACCAACAAAAAGTGCCAGTGCGGATCCTACTATGATAACTTTTCTTTTCATGTCCTAGATTATTCCTTGTCTTGTGTTTCTTGTACCATTAAGTTGTCCTTGATCTTGCCAAGAACCTTAATAGTTGTGTTCAATTCTTCCCTACTTATGTTTTTCTGTACCGACTCCACCACTTTCATGATAGCCGGTAGTGCATTGTTTATTTCTGTTTTACCCTTTGAGGTAATGAAAACGTGATTGATTCTTTTATCATTTTGGTCATGCTCTCTTCGAATCAGATTTTTTCTCTCCATAGTCGCTATCAGTCGAGTTAGAGAGGTTTTGTCCCTATCGGTGACAAATGCCAATTCATTCTGAGGGATACCATCTTTTCTACAAAGCACTTTTAGAATGATAAATTGAGCTTTTGTCAATTCCATTCCGTGAAGCATGAAGGTGTCTGAAATAAATAGGTCGATCGCTTTATTTGCTTTGCCTAGCCAGGGTAATATGGTATTGTCTAATTGATTGATTGCGCTCGTCATATTCTTGATTGGGTACGAAACTAGACTAAGATAGTTGTATGTACAATCATTTTTTTATTATAAGGGAGAAGGGGTAGGATGAACGGCGAAGAAATGGAGAGAAATCATGAAATGGCTTGCTTTCCAGGACATGCAAGAATGGGAATTGAAGAGTTGTTAGAAGAATATTGTCAAGTTAGCTGTATCAGCTTCCTTAATATTTTTCGTAAATCAACTTCAGAACTTTCTCCATTTCTTTCTTTACAGGATAGGAGCTGCTTTTATAATTATTGTTCATGAAAGTGAAGAGCAGATCCTTACCTGATTGGGTGCGGATGATGCCAGTCAAGTTGTGGTTACTACTAAGCGTTCCTGTTTTCGCAAAGACATATGGCGGTTGTCCGGGTTCTGGCTTGTACCAGTTGCGGATCGTACCTTCATACCCACCCTTTGGTAGTAATGATTTGAAATCATCCATTGGGATTACTTTTAATGTCTCTTTCAATAGTGAAATCATAAAACTGGGCGTGACCAGATTGTATCGGGACAAACCAGACCCGTCTTTCCATATCAACTGATCGCGATAGGGGTATAGTTCTTTAGATAAGACTCGATTTCTAAAGTAGGTTGAAGACATATCGATTCCCATTTCCTGCGTCGCTATATAGGCCAATTGTTCGGCAATAAAGTTGTCGCTGCGTTGGAGCATCAGGTAGTAGAGGTCTATGGCAGATACAGAGTACAAAAGCTGGGGAGCAGTAAATTCGAAATCTCTCGCCCAATATATTGGTTTAGCTAAGGTATCCTTTAAAAGAGCCAAATTGAGCTCATTAGACCACTTGAATGGTACTCTGTTTTTGTATGCAGATCTGGCAGTGTCTGGTGCGAAGTGAAATATGTTGTTGTCGAGATTTCGAGTATGGCGGTAGGTTTTGTCATAACTCTCATGCAACTGAACAAAATCATTGAAGAATTCTGGAACTACATTAAACTTGTTTTGCGCGGTATCATATACGAAATGGATCGCATTGCCGTAGATAGGGAAGCCAGACCTCTCCATCTGATAGTAATATTCATAATCTTCCCAGGTCCAGCCCGGTCCAAAAGGGTCGTCTTGAAAATCAGGACTCACATAGGCAAGATGTAGATCAGAATTGAGAAGAAAATCGTAGGCTCGCTGATTGTCAAAATCTGGGTGCAGGAAAGTAGGATCCCCTGTTCCTGCAAAATACAGAGTGTCATTCTTGATTTGATATTTTAGTCCTGGAATCGAGTCACCTAAAGAAACCAAACTAGCGAAAAAGGTAATGAGTTTTGCATTAGAGGCAGGCGTGAAATACTTGTCAGGGTTTACCTCTATTAAATTCTTATTTGTGGCGGGATCATGCAGAATGAAACCGGTGAAGTGACCATTTAGCGGAGCTTCTTTTTCTATTTGCTTGCTGACTTTTTTGCCATTCAAGCTGTATTTGAGAGTAATACATGAGCTCAATATTAGACTTAGAACGAGCAGTTGGAATATGCTTCTCAATTTCATGCCCAATGTTAGTGTTTCTTTAGAAAATCAAGAAAGAGAAATTGATTTTCCTTGAGAAATAGTAAATTGAAACAAACCAAACCGAAATGAAGAAGTTACTAACCAGCCTATTGTTCCTGTCTTTTTTGTTGATATCTCAAGCGCACTCTTTGAATTGGGGCTTCCATGCGCACCAAAAGATCAACCGGCTTGCAGTGTTTACGCTACCGCCACCTTTGATCGATTTTTATAAAAAGCACATCGATTTCATTACCGAAAATGCCGTTAATCCAGATAAAAGAAGGTATGCGGTCGATTATGAAGCCGCCAGGCATTACATCGATCTGGATGTGTATGGCGAGGATGCGCTGGACGTGGTACCGCATCGATGGGACAGTGCTGTGGCTGAGTATAGTGAGGATACTTTGCAGGCCTATGGAATCGTACCCTGGCATATCAATCTGATGAAATGGCAATTAACTAAAGCTTTTGAGGAACGGGATTTGGTAAAAATACTTCGGTATTCCTCTGACATAGGACACTACATCGCTGATTCTAATGTGCCACTGCATACGACCGAAAATTACAATGGGCAGTTGACCGGGCAGTATGGGATACATGGGTTTTGGGAGTCTCGCTTACCTGAGTTAATGGATGAGGATTACAATTTTTTCGTTGGGAGGGCTGAATATGTGAGGGATGTTCAGGAGTATGTATGGGAAGGAGTCGCTCAGGCTCATTTGGCTCTCGATTCTGTTTTGGGATTTGAAAAGGACTTGTCTATGCATTTTCCGGAAAGCAAAAAATATTCCTACGAGCAACGCGGGGCTCAGACAGTCAAAGTCTATTCCAAGAGATATGCAAAGGCCTACCATCAACGCCTCAACGGGATGGTGGAAAGACAGATGCGAGCAAGTATAAAGAGGATAGGAGATATTTGGTTGACTTGCTGGGTGGATGCGGGTCAGCCTGATATTGAGTCGCTTATCCGAATTGATTTGAATGAAAAGGAAATTCTAAAACTAGAACTAGATCGACAGGCCTGGAAGGAGAGGATAGTAGATAGCCGAGAGCATAATTAAGAAATAAAAAGAGGCTGTTTCAAAAGACTTTCATTGTCATGCTGAGCCAAGTCGAAACATTAATTTACCTTTCAAAGGTACATTTCGACAAGCTCAATGTGACAAGTTTTTTTCGAACCTTTTGAGACAGCCTCTAGTTACTTACTGAAGCTTTTTGTATTTGATTCGTTTGGGTTCCGTCTGTCCCAGTCTTTTGATTTTGGCTTCTTCATATTCAGAGAAGCTACCTTCGAAAAAGGCCACCTGACTGTCTCCCTCGAATGCCAGAGTATGAGTACATACACGATCCAAAAACCATCTATCGTGAGAGATGATTACAGCACATCCTGCAAAATTGTCCAAACCTTCTTCTAGCGCTCTTAGAGTGTTTACATCCAGGTCGTTCGTTGGCTCATCGAGCAGGAGTAAGTTCGCTCCTTGCTTAAGCGTCATAGCCAAATGTACCCTGTTTCTTTCCCCACCAGATAGGTTACCGACTTTCTTGCCCTGGTCG
This is a stretch of genomic DNA from Reichenbachiella ulvae. It encodes these proteins:
- a CDS encoding zinc dependent phospholipase C family protein; this encodes MKKLLTSLLFLSFLLISQAHSLNWGFHAHQKINRLAVFTLPPPLIDFYKKHIDFITENAVNPDKRRYAVDYEAARHYIDLDVYGEDALDVVPHRWDSAVAEYSEDTLQAYGIVPWHINLMKWQLTKAFEERDLVKILRYSSDIGHYIADSNVPLHTTENYNGQLTGQYGIHGFWESRLPELMDEDYNFFVGRAEYVRDVQEYVWEGVAQAHLALDSVLGFEKDLSMHFPESKKYSYEQRGAQTVKVYSKRYAKAYHQRLNGMVERQMRASIKRIGDIWLTCWVDAGQPDIESLIRIDLNEKEILKLELDRQAWKERIVDSREHN
- a CDS encoding efflux RND transporter periplasmic adaptor subunit, with amino-acid sequence MKRKVIIVGSALALFVGGFFGMKFIAGSKKDPRKAAEKTITTIFTQKVENKSIPIHIIESGRLVAKNKADIYAEVQGVMKPTRKDFKTGVRFRKGDILVHISSGDAYARLQAQKSQLQNLVTSILPDLRIDYPDAYEKWNKYVSDFDIEKGVAPLPETSSAKEKYFITGKNIYTTYYTTKNLEIIQSKYVIRAPFNGILTDALVNPGTVIRTGQKLGEFIDPSVYEMEIAISHSMIDALNSGQAVRITDPNAPEKSWQGKVTRVNGKVDATTQTVKIYIEVKGENLKEGLYLEAHIDGQNVNNAFEFDRKLLVEGSKIYGVKDGKLYLTPVEILHKTQSTVVVSGLKDGEEIIAKQVPGAYEGMEVKVYSEK
- a CDS encoding MarR family winged helix-turn-helix transcriptional regulator, with the protein product MTSAINQLDNTILPWLGKANKAIDLFISDTFMLHGMELTKAQFIILKVLCRKDGIPQNELAFVTDRDKTSLTRLIATMERKNLIRREHDQNDKRINHVFITSKGKTEINNALPAIMKVVESVQKNISREELNTTIKVLGKIKDNLMVQETQDKE
- a CDS encoding efflux RND transporter permease subunit, translated to MQKIIDHFIKYPVAGWVVVIGFVFLGYIGFSGLTSSFFPLVESRDITINVTYPGASPQEMEEGIVLKIEDNIRGLVGIDRFTSTSSENSASIRIEVLKGYDIDAVLADVKNAVDRIPSFPVGMEPPVVSKGIFITEAISMTLSGENIPLTSLKQMARDVETDLKNTEGISQVEVSGYPEEEIEIAVSEDKLRAYDLTFEEVARAVSNTNILVTGGTIKTPTEEYLIRVSNRSYHGNELDNIIVKATESGDQIRLGDIADVRDRWSENPDRLYLNGQQAVRIQVNATISEDLIDVADKTKAYIETFNESNENAHIDITRDSSITIVQRSQLLLENGIVGMALVLFFLAIFLKPRLAFWVAFGLPISFLGMFMLVGLTNVTINVLSLFGMIIVIGILVDDGIVIAENIYHHFEKGKSPIRAAVDGTKEVIPAITSAILTTLVAFSTFFFLEGRIGEFFGEVAVIVILTLSVSLIEALIILPSHVAHSKALSKDQKTYVFNRYAEQAMNWFRDKTYIPFLTFFLKNRLLGFAIPVFFLLLTLGSIGGGIIRTTFFPSIASDRISISLKMPQGTHESITDSIITVIEDITWEVAKDFDQRQEKDAVETVIRRIGPGSSTASLYINLLPGEEREFPSFEMSTAIQQKVGPIHSAESVVYGSGGNFGGMPISISLLGDNIEELKGAKNLLRGYLQDNALLKDIQDNDPQGIKEITITLKDKAYALGFNLRDVINQVRYGFFGFQAQRFQRRRDEIKVWVRYDKEERSSIKNLDDMRIVSQTGERVPLREIVNYEIKRGEVSINHLNGKREIRVDADLKDPKTSATDIMIKARQDLVPEMKAQFPSVTPVFEGQNREANKTTSSAGKVIPIIFFCIFVIIAFTFRSISQPVNLLLMIPFSLIGVAWGHWIHDFSINILSFLGIIALIGIVVNDGLVLIGKMNGYLKEGMQFDAALIAAGKSRFRAIFLTSITTVAGLAPLIFEKSRQAQFLIPMAISIAYGIMMATVLTLVMLPLMLSVGNSIKTNWLWLWEGKKPGKEEVERAVKELEVENGQHSE
- a CDS encoding D-alanyl-D-alanine carboxypeptidase codes for the protein MKLRSIFQLLVLSLILSSCITLKYSLNGKKVSKQIEKEAPLNGHFTGFILHDPATNKNLIEVNPDKYFTPASNAKLITFFASLVSLGDSIPGLKYQIKNDTLYFAGTGDPTFLHPDFDNQRAYDFLLNSDLHLAYVSPDFQDDPFGPGWTWEDYEYYYQMERSGFPIYGNAIHFVYDTAQNKFNVVPEFFNDFVQLHESYDKTYRHTRNLDNNIFHFAPDTARSAYKNRVPFKWSNELNLALLKDTLAKPIYWARDFEFTAPQLLYSVSAIDLYYLMLQRSDNFIAEQLAYIATQEMGIDMSSTYFRNRVLSKELYPYRDQLIWKDGSGLSRYNLVTPSFMISLLKETLKVIPMDDFKSLLPKGGYEGTIRNWYKPEPGQPPYVFAKTGTLSSNHNLTGIIRTQSGKDLLFTFMNNNYKSSSYPVKKEMEKVLKLIYEKY